The following are from one region of the Silene latifolia isolate original U9 population chromosome 9, ASM4854445v1, whole genome shotgun sequence genome:
- the LOC141600880 gene encoding uncharacterized protein LOC141600880 translates to MDRTWMIDGKRGDPKYDAGLAEFYEFVRNNVKDASHMPCPCDMCLNIKYMSFSEVKIHLEKNNFNPRYKLWRFHGESRVVQRMEENIDVQLGEIEIEWETLPMKKGIDSPEDSDWDMNSCDMNFVSADEFDDELETILEDRLSKDNVEEDNSDQYPDDKDDILGDDEDLDVTNLDDITSIVLEKLKDSEMPLYKSCKNYTKLSAVVKLYNLKATNGWSNKSFTHLLELLKDMLPEDNVLPNRTYAAKKILRGIGMKYVKIHACPNDCILYRKEYESLTHCPVCNEWRYKKKEGIPAKVLWYFPIIPRLRRLFANKEDAKLLTWHKSAKANDGKLRHPSMV, encoded by the coding sequence ATGGATCGTACGTGGATGATAGATGGGAAAAGAGGTGATCCTAAATATGATGCCGGTTTAGCTGAGTTTTATGAATTCGTTAGAAATAATGTGAAAGACGCGTCTCATATGCCATGCCCTTGTGATATGTGCCTGAATATTAAATATATGAGTTTCTCGGAAGTTAAAATCCATTTAGAAAAGAATAATTTTAATCCAAGGTATAAACTTTGGAGGTTTCATGGGGAGTCTAGAGTGGTGCAGAGAATGGAGGAAAATATTGATGTTCAGTTGGGAGAGATTGAGATTGAGTGGGAAACTCTTCCTATGAAAAAAGGTATCGACTCACCGGAAGATTCGGATTGGGATATGAATTCTTGTGATATGAATTTTGTGTCCGCTGACGAGTTTGATGATGAGTTAGAAACAATATTAGAGGATCGGTTAAGTAAAGACAATGTAGAAGAAGATAACTCTGACCAATATCCCGATGATAAAGATGACATTCTAGGTGACGATGAAGATCTTGATGTTACTAATTTAGATGACATTACAAGCATTGTATTAGAGAAGTTAAAAGACTCAGAAATGCCTTTGTATAAGAGTTGTAAGAATTATACAAAATTGTCAGCCGTTGTTAAGCTATATAATTTGAAAGCAACCAATGGGTGGAGTAATAAAAGTTTTACCCACCTCCTCGAATTATTGAAAGACATGCTTCCAGAAGATAATGTTCTTCCTAATCGTACATATGCGGCAAAGAAGATACTTAGAGGAATTGGTATGAAATATGTGAAGAttcatgcatgtccaaatgattgtaTATTATATCGCAAGGAATATGAGAGTTTGACTCATTGTCCAGTTTGTAATGAATGGCGATATAAAAAGAAAGAGGGGATCCCAGCAAAAgttttgtggtattttccaataatacctaGGTTGCGACGACTCTTTGCGAATAAAGAAGATGCAAAGTTGTTAACATGGCATAAAAGCGCAAAGGCTAATGATGGCAAATTGAGACACCCGTCGATGGTTTAG